From Lasioglossum baleicum chromosome 2, iyLasBale1, whole genome shotgun sequence, a single genomic window includes:
- the LOC143219860 gene encoding uncharacterized protein LOC143219860, with protein MAVFGLANPNTPVNEVEQFQMGRYINSNEAVWRILGFDIHERFPAVIHISVHLENGQRVYFTEENAPQRAADPPNTTLTAFFQLCATDEFAKTLLYHEVPQYYTWNQSTKKFYRRKRGARHSSIAGIFFSGTLERVYTVHPNNSECYYLRMLLHVVKGPTSFQAVKTIDGQVCQTYREACFKLGLLENDQHWDNTLTEASETRHAHQIRTLFAIILTTCAPSDPKDLWEKHKENMSEDILLRERRDNPGLDVQYSENIFNGALILLEDMCVTSQVGNGPTE; from the coding sequence ATGGCAGTTTTCGGACTTGCGAATCCCAATACTCCCGTTAATGAAGTAGAACAATTTCAAATGGGACGTTATATTAATAGTAATGAAGCTGTTTGGCGAATTCTTGGTTTCGATATTCATGAACGCTTTCCTGCTGTTATACATATCAGTGTTCACTTGGAAAACGGTCAACGAGTCTACTTCACAGAAGAGAATGCACCCCAGAGAGCTGCAGACCCACCAAACACAACGTTGACCGCTTTTTTCCAATTGTGTGCAACTGAcgaattcgcgaaaacgttgtTATATCATGAAGTCCCGCAATATTACACTTGGAATCAATCGACGAAGAAATTTTACAGAAGAAAACGAGGCGCCAGGCATTCTTCAATAGCTGGCATATTTTTCTCTGGAACATTGGAACGAGTATATACTGTTCATCCGAATAATAGTGAATGCTACTATTTGCGAATGCTGCTTCACGTGGTCAAAGGACCAACATCGTTTCAAGCAGTCAAAACCATCGATGGTCAAGTATGCCAGACATACAGAGAAGCATGTTTCAAACTTGGTTTGCTTGAAAATGATCAACATTGGGACAACACATTGACAGAAGCATCTGAAACACGTCATGCTCACCAAATACGAACTCTGTTCGCCATAATCTTGACAACCTGTGCGCCATCTGATCCGAAAGATCTATGGGAAAAACACAAAGAAAATATGAGCGAAGACATACTTCTCCGAGAACGCAGAGACAACCCCGGCCTGGATGTACAATATtcggaaaacattttcaatgGAGCACTAATATTGCTTGAGGATATGTGTGTTACGTCCCAGGTCGGAAATGGTCCGACAGAATGA